TCAGTTGCTTATTATTGTTCTCTTGCTCGGGGGAATCTGGACACAAGAGGTATCAGCGAACCCCGCCCATGGCCGTATACAGCAGATGACATCGGGAGACCGAAACACGCTCTTTGCCAAGTTTCTTCAAGGCAGTGGACAACGCTGCGACTCCGTGACACGAAGCTTCTTCCAGGGGGCAACGAAGTCGGATGATGCCGTTTGGAATGTGACCTGTCGTGACGGCCAGATGTTTGCCGTCCTGATCTATAACGACGCCAAAGGGTCATCCAAGATCCTCAGCTGTGCAACGCTGAAGGCTATCAACGCAGGTGACTGTTTTAAAAAAGTTCTAAGAGAGTGACTTGGTACACGGTAGAACCACGCTTGCTACCTCTGTTCTTCTGATTATGACGAGCGCGGCCTGTGCGGACTTCACAAGGCCGGTGATCTCAGCCCTCAATGCTGACATTGTTGTGGTCTTACATCATAAGAAAGCCGAACATATCCGCCTGCAGGGGATAGACTGCCTGGAAAAGGCCCAGGCGTTCGAGCAGCGGGCGAAGCAAGCAACATCGAGCTTGAGTTTTTCAAAGACCGTCACAGTCGAAGCCTACTGTTAGGACAAGCACAAGCGAGGGAGAAGGGAAACTGAATTGGAAGGATCCGATCGGGCTTGATGCCACGATTTTTGATCGAGGATACCGGGCAACCGGCTCCAGGAGCCATTAAACTCCTCTTTACAGACTTATCCACCAAGCGTAGCCTTATGACCGTACGATCCAGCCCACACCTTGTGAGAAGAGAGGTG
Above is a window of Candidatus Nitrospira nitrosa DNA encoding:
- a CDS encoding thermonuclease family protein; translation: MVHGRTTLATSVLLIMTSAACADFTRPVISALNADIVVVLHHKKAEHIRLQGIDCLEKAQAFEQRAKQATSSLSFSKTVTVEAYC